A genomic window from Anthocerotibacter panamensis C109 includes:
- a CDS encoding complex I subunit 4 family protein — MDFPWLSLIVFLPTLGALGLTLWPKEVDHAFARLWTLGVSLMTAGVSLGMALQYDFSSTHAQFIERHGWIQPLGISYTLSVDGISLPMVLLTSLLVVLSILTSWNLKERPRFYYVLLMLLTTGVQGAFLAQDLLLFFLFYELELIPLYFLIAVWGGARREYAAMKFLLYTVFSSVFLLIAFLGIYFVSGLHTFDVQALAKPAVPYSMTFQILTLVSLTVGFGIKIPIVPLHTWLPDAHVEAPTSVSVLLAGVLLKLGTYGILRFGIGLFPDAAVNLSWVLATLAAINVVYASFAALAQTDMKKMIAYSSVAHMGYVLLGIATLQETGLQGAVYQMVSHGVISALLFMLVGLVYEHAHTRDLNKLGGLFDRSRGLPLVGAFMVAAAMANAGMPGMSGFVAEFLVFKGGWAQFPLATALCIFGTVLTAIYLLLLLKKAFFGSIPTHREEISQPKPMAYFPATVLAFCMVGLGLLPNLMTQVSAASVTALVNQMNTGAAVAEVVKVPQATP, encoded by the coding sequence ATGGACTTTCCCTGGCTGAGTCTGATTGTGTTCCTGCCCACGCTTGGGGCCTTGGGTCTGACCCTCTGGCCGAAAGAGGTTGACCACGCCTTCGCCCGCCTGTGGACTTTGGGGGTAAGCCTGATGACCGCCGGGGTCAGTCTGGGGATGGCCCTCCAGTACGATTTCAGCAGTACTCATGCCCAATTCATAGAGCGCCATGGATGGATTCAGCCTTTGGGGATCAGCTATACCCTGAGCGTGGACGGCATAAGTCTGCCGATGGTCCTCTTGACGAGCCTTTTGGTCGTCCTCTCAATCCTCACCAGTTGGAACCTCAAGGAGCGGCCCCGGTTCTACTATGTACTGTTGATGCTGCTCACCACTGGGGTGCAGGGCGCTTTCCTGGCGCAGGATTTACTGTTGTTTTTCCTCTTCTATGAGCTGGAACTCATTCCGCTTTACTTCCTGATTGCGGTCTGGGGCGGGGCTCGGCGCGAGTACGCAGCCATGAAGTTCCTGCTTTACACGGTCTTCTCGAGCGTCTTCCTGCTCATCGCGTTTCTTGGGATCTATTTCGTCTCCGGGCTCCACACTTTTGATGTCCAGGCTTTAGCCAAGCCTGCTGTTCCCTACTCCATGACCTTTCAGATCCTGACCTTGGTCTCGCTCACGGTCGGTTTTGGCATCAAGATTCCCATTGTTCCCCTCCACACCTGGCTCCCTGATGCCCACGTCGAGGCTCCTACCTCTGTCTCGGTCCTCCTCGCAGGTGTCCTGCTAAAGCTCGGGACCTATGGCATTCTGCGCTTTGGGATTGGCCTCTTCCCGGATGCAGCGGTCAATTTGTCCTGGGTACTCGCGACCTTGGCGGCTATCAATGTCGTCTACGCCTCGTTTGCAGCACTGGCGCAGACCGACATGAAAAAAATGATTGCCTACTCTTCTGTGGCCCATATGGGTTATGTGCTCCTAGGCATTGCCACACTCCAAGAAACGGGCCTCCAAGGAGCGGTCTACCAGATGGTCTCCCATGGGGTCATCTCGGCGCTCTTGTTTATGCTGGTCGGTCTGGTCTACGAACATGCCCACACTCGCGACCTCAACAAGCTGGGCGGGCTCTTTGACCGCTCGCGGGGGCTACCCTTAGTGGGAGCTTTCATGGTGGCAGCGGCGATGGCGAATGCCGGGATGCCGGGGATGAGCGGATTTGTCGCTGAATTTTTGGTCTTTAAAGGCGGTTGGGCACAGTTCCCACTGGCGACCGCGCTGTGTATTTTTGGGACGGTCCTCACCGCCATCTACCTACTACTCCTGCTGAAAAAAGCCTTCTTCGGATCGATACCCACCCATAGGGAAGAAATTTCCCAGCCTAAACCTATGGCCTACTTCCCAGCTACCGTCCTCGCCTTCTGCATGGTCGGCCTCGGTCTTCTCCCAAACTTGATGACCCAGGTCAGTGCCGCTTCGGTCACTGCTTTGGTCAACCAAATGAATACGGGAGCTGCTGTCGCTGAGGTGGTAAAGGTGCCCCAGGCCACGCCCTGA
- a CDS encoding DNA cytosine methyltransferase, whose protein sequence is MLRVASFFAGIGGLDLGFERAGMEVVFQCEIDTFCQKILKRHWPLVPLHDDITTLGASAIPPADLWCAGWPCQDLSHANTDRKGLAGQRSGLFYTFMELVAEVQPTWLVLENVPGLLSAEHGTALETVIDKLEENGYLGGWLSFNAADAGLPHHRDRVFFIASFRSERAYHIFTDSRELYRDRQEREPSRTKIRSQVRKSTISNAPLVVQRRGGFGYTMAKSICPTLRAQTGGHQGGHSDRPILCGEKLDVDRVGKAYGVSSRMDGRRGRLLGNAVVPTVAEWLGQRVIEVHSNTPASN, encoded by the coding sequence ATGCTCCGAGTCGCTTCATTCTTTGCCGGTATAGGTGGCCTCGATCTTGGCTTTGAAAGAGCTGGGATGGAAGTTGTTTTTCAATGCGAGATCGACACCTTTTGCCAGAAAATCCTTAAGCGCCATTGGCCCTTGGTACCTCTTCATGACGACATCACCACCCTTGGAGCTTCAGCTATCCCTCCTGCCGACCTTTGGTGTGCTGGATGGCCCTGTCAAGACCTCAGCCACGCAAATACTGACCGAAAAGGCCTTGCAGGCCAACGAAGCGGTCTGTTCTACACGTTTATGGAACTCGTTGCAGAAGTTCAACCGACGTGGCTGGTCCTGGAAAATGTCCCAGGTCTCCTCTCAGCAGAGCACGGAACCGCTCTTGAGACAGTTATCGACAAGCTCGAAGAGAACGGGTATTTGGGGGGATGGCTATCGTTTAACGCTGCCGATGCGGGTTTGCCCCACCATCGTGATCGAGTGTTCTTTATCGCAAGTTTTAGATCAGAACGTGCCTATCACATCTTTACTGACAGCCGCGAACTGTATAGGGATCGTCAGGAGAGAGAACCGAGCCGGACGAAAATTAGATCCCAGGTTCGTAAGAGCACTATCTCAAACGCTCCGCTTGTGGTACAACGTCGCGGTGGCTTCGGGTACACCATGGCAAAGAGCATCTGCCCCACGTTACGTGCCCAAACTGGAGGACATCAAGGCGGTCATTCAGACAGGCCAATACTCTGTGGCGAGAAACTTGACGTGGACAGAGTGGGAAAGGCTTATGGGGTTTCCTCCCGGATGGACGGTCGTAGAGGGCGGCTCCTTGGTAATGCAGTCGTCCCGACTGTTGCAGAGTGGCTCGGGCAAAGAGTGATCGAAGTCCACTCAAATACTCCCGCCTCAAATTAA
- a CDS encoding helix-turn-helix domain-containing protein: protein MDLDKANISGPKIRKERLRRQWDQVELAAALTDYGITLERSDISEIELQKRGVKDYELDAFAKVFDIDPIFLLRGEETND, encoded by the coding sequence ATGGATTTAGATAAGGCAAATATTAGCGGACCAAAGATCAGGAAAGAGCGGCTGAGGAGGCAATGGGATCAGGTGGAGTTGGCTGCTGCTCTTACCGATTACGGTATCACTTTGGAGCGCTCCGATATTTCGGAAATTGAACTCCAGAAGAGGGGTGTCAAGGACTACGAGCTTGATGCCTTTGCAAAGGTATTTGACATTGATCCTATTTTTTTGCTGAGAGGAGAGGAAACCAATGACTAG
- a CDS encoding HNH endonuclease: protein MTREKKSRGRQKFLPLVPVSQGSVPGDVNREQWLAATCAGFVSTSGANKEYYRVVLEVLWPTGHGIPGPYVTTEQLRDAVNVYRLSRHQGGQPYKPYIDVFRRVRELQGEEGVVGIGREGNTYQLVDLTLGKKRKPRTKLMDDLWEQILAKAYGQCAVCGRGEPEVRLEQDHKIPRVRSGGDEEENWQPLCGECNNFKSTSCRGCKLDCTQCSWAFPEEFAPLRLSAANIQRIRAHALEIGVDPHDLLNQVVAASQL from the coding sequence ATGACTAGAGAGAAGAAAAGCCGTGGGCGGCAAAAATTCCTACCTCTCGTCCCTGTGAGCCAAGGTTCTGTTCCGGGAGATGTCAATCGGGAACAGTGGCTTGCAGCGACCTGTGCAGGGTTCGTTTCCACCAGCGGTGCTAATAAAGAGTACTACCGGGTAGTGCTTGAGGTGCTGTGGCCCACCGGTCATGGAATTCCTGGCCCCTACGTTACTACCGAGCAGTTGCGTGATGCCGTTAATGTATATAGGTTGAGCAGACACCAGGGCGGTCAGCCATACAAACCTTACATTGATGTCTTCCGTCGGGTAAGGGAGTTACAAGGGGAGGAAGGTGTAGTGGGCATTGGCCGAGAGGGCAACACCTACCAGTTGGTTGATTTGACCCTCGGCAAGAAGCGGAAACCTCGAACTAAGCTCATGGACGATCTGTGGGAGCAAATTTTGGCTAAGGCCTACGGACAGTGTGCCGTGTGTGGAAGGGGAGAGCCAGAGGTCCGACTGGAGCAGGACCATAAGATCCCACGCGTGAGGAGTGGAGGTGATGAGGAAGAAAACTGGCAGCCTTTGTGCGGAGAGTGCAACAACTTCAAATCCACCTCCTGCCGGGGCTGTAAGCTTGATTGCACCCAGTGCTCATGGGCTTTCCCAGAAGAATTTGCTCCGCTTAGGTTGTCGGCGGCGAATATTCAACGTATCAGGGCACATGCTTTAGAAATAGGTGTTGATCCCCACGATCTGCTAAATCAGGTTGTAGCTGCCTCCCAATTGTGA
- a CDS encoding AlbA family DNA-binding domain-containing protein, producing the protein MCAFANDLPDNKKPGVLFIGVNDDSSCTNLNITDQLLRTLSDIRSNGNVLPIPDMVAQQRTIGGCSLVTILVHPADAPPVRYKGQVWIRVGPRRAIASPQEERRLAEKRKYSKLKRHVK; encoded by the coding sequence ATTTGTGCTTTTGCAAATGACTTACCTGACAACAAAAAGCCCGGTGTTCTTTTCATTGGTGTTAATGATGATAGCTCATGTACCAATCTAAATATCACCGATCAATTATTACGCACGCTCTCCGATATACGCTCCAATGGGAACGTATTACCTATTCCTGACATGGTTGCTCAGCAAAGAACCATTGGCGGATGCAGTCTTGTAACGATACTTGTCCACCCTGCTGATGCTCCTCCTGTTAGATATAAAGGTCAGGTTTGGATACGTGTAGGTCCACGAAGAGCGATTGCTTCGCCTCAAGAAGAACGACGGCTAGCTGAAAAGCGCAAATATAGTAAGCTCAAAAGACATGTAAAATAG
- a CDS encoding helix-turn-helix domain-containing protein, whose translation MDALNAFLDGNPDPREYKRALAVKMALQGYPYAEIMSLLNVCAAFISKWKSNFLFAGVEGLKLAYRGFPGRLNPEQKEEIITWLQQRNY comes from the coding sequence ATGGACGCACTAAATGCTTTTTTAGATGGCAATCCCGACCCACGGGAGTACAAGAGAGCCTTGGCAGTGAAAATGGCTCTTCAAGGCTATCCGTATGCAGAAATCATGAGCCTACTCAATGTTTGTGCTGCGTTTATCAGTAAATGGAAATCTAATTTCCTATTTGCTGGGGTGGAAGGATTAAAGTTAGCCTATCGCGGTTTTCCTGGTCGTCTTAACCCAGAACAAAAGGAAGAAATAATTACTTGGTTGCAGCAAAGAAATTATTGA
- a CDS encoding helix-turn-helix domain-containing protein codes for MADFIYEHYQVEFSSRQSYSALLHKAGITWKKAQGVNPKKDEEQIASKKRNYGEA; via the coding sequence TTGGCAGACTTTATCTATGAGCATTATCAAGTTGAGTTTTCCTCACGGCAAAGTTATTCTGCTTTATTGCATAAAGCAGGTATTACTTGGAAAAAAGCTCAAGGCGTGAATCCTAAAAAAGACGAAGAGCAAATTGCTTCAAAAAAAAGAAATTATGGAGAAGCTTAA
- a CDS encoding RNase A-like domain-containing protein, whose product MDAGLSLVSMVPYLGDAVGKSIKAARNAKQVEHLLQRIEALTQQIHKLDPTLKHKASEAMGEGLEAVEKVLDRPHGQYTKLSQPGGLKATEGRQIFNSKGKLDAPSHPLKEHGPDKPLAEVEQRVIDGKQVATKFIDRIKMEPAIGEAIEAKKDEIVVWLSTSPKAGKTQAFDCAPGLGNLGKGYHRTSSNIVEVIPYSLSNVRIIIKADGHGGYVIQSAFPIP is encoded by the coding sequence TTGGATGCAGGATTGTCACTTGTCTCGATGGTGCCTTATTTGGGCGATGCGGTGGGTAAATCCATCAAAGCTGCCCGTAATGCCAAGCAAGTAGAGCATCTACTGCAACGCATTGAGGCGCTGACGCAACAGATCCACAAGCTCGATCCTACTCTTAAACACAAGGCGTCCGAAGCTATGGGGGAGGGTTTGGAGGCGGTCGAGAAGGTTTTGGACCGTCCCCATGGACAGTACACAAAGCTCTCTCAGCCAGGAGGATTAAAAGCGACAGAAGGAAGACAGATTTTCAATTCCAAAGGAAAACTCGATGCTCCATCACACCCTTTAAAAGAACACGGGCCAGACAAGCCATTAGCTGAAGTGGAACAAAGAGTAATAGATGGAAAACAAGTAGCAACAAAATTTATTGACCGCATAAAAATGGAGCCAGCAATTGGTGAAGCGATTGAGGCTAAAAAGGATGAAATTGTGGTATGGCTATCGACAAGCCCCAAGGCTGGAAAAACTCAAGCATTTGACTGCGCTCCTGGACTTGGTAACCTTGGTAAAGGTTATCACCGTACTTCCAGCAATATAGTAGAAGTAATACCTTATTCTCTTAGCAATGTTAGAATAATTATTAAAGCAGACGGTCACGGTGGCTATGTTATTCAGTCGGCTTTTCCAATCCCTTAA